From a region of the Candidatus Methylomirabilota bacterium genome:
- a CDS encoding KpsF/GutQ family sugar-phosphate isomerase, with product MTARDLRRLAERVFRLEAEAILGLIPKLDDRFDRAVELLQRCAGRVIVTGMGKSGLIGRKIAATLASTGTPAYFLHPAEGVHGDLGMVARGDVVLALSNSGETDEVLAILPPLKRLGVPIILLTGSPASTLARGCEVVLDVSVPEEACPMNLAPTSSTTAALAAGDALAMVLLELRGLRPEDYAALHPRGTLGWRALFRVADLMHAGDAVPIVREDARLKDVIAEMTRKNFGMTTVVDGAGRLVGVFTDGDLRRLHLAGEPGGEVRASQLATRAPKLIEANELAAKALDVMETFQITSLVVVDGERRPVALIRMHDILRAKIV from the coding sequence ATGACCGCGCGCGACCTCCGCCGGCTCGCGGAGCGGGTGTTCCGCCTCGAGGCCGAGGCGATCCTCGGCCTCATCCCGAAGCTCGACGACCGCTTCGACCGGGCCGTCGAGCTCCTGCAGCGGTGCGCCGGCCGCGTCATCGTGACGGGCATGGGGAAGTCGGGACTCATCGGGCGGAAGATCGCCGCGACGCTCGCGTCCACGGGCACACCCGCGTACTTCCTGCATCCCGCCGAGGGCGTCCACGGCGACCTCGGCATGGTGGCGCGCGGCGACGTCGTCCTGGCGCTCTCGAACTCCGGGGAGACGGACGAGGTCCTCGCGATCCTGCCGCCGCTCAAGCGCCTCGGCGTGCCCATCATCCTCCTGACCGGCAGCCCGGCGTCCACGCTCGCGCGCGGCTGCGAGGTGGTGCTCGACGTGAGCGTGCCCGAGGAGGCGTGCCCGATGAACCTCGCGCCGACCTCGAGCACCACCGCGGCGCTGGCGGCCGGCGACGCGCTCGCCATGGTCCTCCTCGAGCTCCGGGGGCTCCGGCCCGAGGACTACGCGGCCCTGCATCCCCGCGGCACGCTTGGCTGGCGCGCTCTCTTCCGCGTCGCCGACCTCATGCACGCGGGGGACGCCGTCCCCATCGTGCGTGAGGACGCGCGCCTCAAGGACGTCATCGCCGAGATGACGCGGAAGAACTTTGGGATGACCACCGTGGTGGACGGGGCCGGGCGGCTCGTCGGGGTGTTCACCGACGGCGACCTGCGGCGTCTCCACCTCGCCGGTGAGCCCGGCGGCGAGGTGCGCGCGTCCCAGCTGGCGACGCGGGCGCCCAAGCTGATCGAGGCGAACGAGCTCGCCGCCAAGGCGCTCGACGTGATGGAGACGTTCCAGATCACGAGCCTCGTGGTCGTGGACGGCGAGCGCCGTCCCGTCGCACTGATCCGCATGCACGACATCCTGCGCGCCAAGATCGTCTAG
- the kdsA gene encoding 3-deoxy-8-phosphooctulonate synthase: MTRHPVAVGPVTIGGGAPLVLIGGPCAIEDERHALMTAERLAAIAARRRVPFIYKSSYDKANRSSVNGYRGPGLVEGLRILRKVREAVGVPVLSDVHQVSEVDPAAEVLDVIQIPAFLCRQTDLVLAAAATGKPVNVKKGQFVAPGDMRNVVDKILSKGNEAILLTERGTSFGYNNLVVDLRGLALMRDLGYPVVFDATHSVQLPGGAGDRSGGERKYVPALARAAVAFGIDALFMEMHEDPDRTLADGRPLSDGPNMLRIDDLPRLLDELTAIAAALR; this comes from the coding sequence ATGACGAGGCACCCGGTCGCCGTCGGGCCGGTCACCATCGGCGGCGGGGCCCCGCTCGTGCTCATCGGCGGGCCATGCGCCATCGAGGACGAGCGGCACGCCCTCATGACCGCCGAGCGGCTGGCCGCGATCGCGGCCCGGCGGCGGGTGCCCTTCATCTACAAGTCCTCCTACGACAAGGCCAACCGCTCCTCCGTCAACGGCTACCGCGGGCCCGGGCTGGTCGAGGGGCTCCGGATCCTCCGCAAGGTGCGCGAGGCGGTCGGGGTGCCGGTGCTGTCCGACGTCCACCAGGTGAGCGAGGTGGACCCGGCCGCCGAGGTCCTCGACGTGATCCAGATCCCTGCCTTCCTCTGCCGCCAGACCGACCTGGTGCTGGCCGCGGCGGCGACGGGCAAGCCGGTGAACGTCAAGAAGGGGCAGTTCGTGGCGCCGGGCGACATGCGGAACGTCGTCGACAAGATCCTGTCGAAGGGAAACGAGGCGATCCTCCTCACCGAGCGCGGCACGAGCTTCGGCTACAACAACCTCGTCGTGGACCTGCGGGGGCTCGCGCTCATGCGGGACCTCGGCTACCCGGTCGTCTTCGACGCCACGCATTCCGTCCAGCTGCCGGGCGGCGCGGGGGACCGCTCGGGCGGCGAGCGGAAGTACGTCCCCGCGCTCGCACGGGCCGCCGTCGCGTTCGGGATCGACGCGCTCTTCATGGAGATGCACGAGGACCCCGACCGCACGCTGGCCGACGGCCGCCCGCTCTCGGACGGGCCGAACATGCTGCGGATCGACGACCTGCCGCGCCTCCTCGACGAGCTGACCGCGATCGCCGCCGCTCTTCGATGA